From Salinibacterium sp. ZJ450, one genomic window encodes:
- the fmt gene encoding methionyl-tRNA formyltransferase: protein MRIVFAGSPAAAVPSLHLLAGSAHQIVAVVTREDSPRGRKRVLTPTAVAQAADELGLPVIKTNRLAGDAADAITALDADLGVIVAYGGLVREPLLSAPRLGWINLHFSLLPRWRGAAPVQHAIIAGDDITGATVFQLVEQLDAGAGFGQFTQAIGRHETAGHLLESLSQAGAGLLANVVDALADGTARAEPQTGDVTLAPKLTLDDGRLDWTFDAQSIYNRLRGVTPEPGAFTDLDGARLKILEAALTHDALPIEPGQLELVGKRVLIGTADRPMELVTVQPAGKKPMAAADWWRGRVHASTRSNSTSTQTEDAR from the coding sequence TTGCGAATCGTGTTTGCCGGCAGCCCAGCAGCGGCGGTTCCCAGCCTGCACCTGCTGGCCGGAAGTGCCCACCAGATCGTGGCCGTTGTCACCCGTGAAGACTCCCCGCGGGGGCGCAAGCGCGTGCTGACTCCCACCGCGGTGGCGCAGGCGGCCGACGAACTCGGCCTGCCCGTGATCAAGACCAACCGGCTGGCCGGCGACGCCGCAGACGCGATCACCGCGCTCGACGCCGACCTGGGCGTCATCGTCGCCTACGGCGGCCTCGTGCGCGAGCCACTGCTCAGCGCGCCGCGCCTGGGCTGGATCAACCTGCACTTCTCCCTGCTGCCCCGCTGGCGGGGAGCCGCGCCGGTGCAGCACGCCATCATCGCCGGAGACGACATCACCGGGGCGACGGTCTTCCAACTGGTCGAGCAACTCGACGCCGGGGCCGGCTTCGGCCAGTTCACCCAGGCGATCGGACGCCATGAGACCGCCGGGCACCTGCTCGAATCGCTGTCGCAGGCCGGCGCCGGCCTGCTCGCCAACGTGGTGGACGCCCTGGCCGACGGCACGGCCCGCGCCGAACCGCAGACCGGCGACGTCACCCTCGCCCCGAAGCTGACCCTGGACGACGGACGCCTGGACTGGACGTTCGACGCGCAGAGCATCTACAACCGGCTGCGCGGGGTTACCCCGGAACCCGGCGCCTTCACCGATCTGGATGGCGCTCGCCTGAAGATCCTCGAAGCCGCCCTCACCCACGACGCCCTGCCGATCGAACCCGGCCAGCTCGAACTGGTCGGCAAACGCGTGCTGATCGGCACCGCAGACCGCCCGATGGAACTGGTCACGGTGCAACCCGCAGGCAAGAAGCCGATGGCCGCCGCCGACTGGTGGCGCGGCCGGGTGCACGCCAGCACTCGCAGCAACAGCACCAGCACCCAGACGGAAGACGCACGATGA
- a CDS encoding primosomal protein N', which translates to MPAASIARVLIDSPLPQLDRLFDYRIPDELLTGAQPGVRVRVPLRSAGRIADGFIIELTDSVDYEGTLSDIDAVVSAVPVLAPEIWTLARTVATRAAGTASDVIRVAVPTRQVRVEKAWLARDPLARLSPALPAPLSGYGDDLTEVLAGCRRAAVDAIPRVVPVTPDRWVGHWAVTMAAAAATTVAGGASAILAVPDYRDQDQLEAALAAVLPADRIVRLDARQSNPDRYRALLRCLGDEPLAIVGNRSAVYAPAASLGLIALWDDGDPLHAEPHAPYAHTRDVALIRQEQQGSALLFLGHSRSTEVERLVEVGWLTSISPARIVSPKVIPTAQQTSTDRLAAQARIPSSAWQAARQALDSGPVLVQVARPGYAPRVACESCRQTARCNRCEGPLSMASSTSTPACTWCGALAVDWACSLCEGRRFRLVGSGSARTAEDLGRAFPGVRVIIADGDHPVQEVPGKPALVVATRGAEPLAAGGYQAVLLLDGERMVARESLRVGEDCLRWWANAAALAAPGAPTVLVGVGGALASAMATWRLADYARAELADRRRLRFPPAIRVATVTGATDAVATAVEATQGASPGVDVLGPVETDEGMARAIVRFDYSAGATVAATLRSEVVRAAANRRRAAAGKGGRGPMKPPFRVRFDDSEPFAEQ; encoded by the coding sequence ATGCCAGCAGCATCCATCGCCAGGGTGCTCATCGATTCGCCGCTCCCGCAGCTCGATCGACTCTTCGACTACCGGATCCCCGACGAGCTGCTGACCGGGGCCCAGCCAGGGGTGCGCGTGCGCGTGCCGCTGCGCAGCGCCGGCCGGATCGCCGACGGCTTCATCATCGAGCTCACCGACTCCGTCGACTACGAGGGCACGCTGAGCGACATCGACGCTGTCGTGTCGGCGGTGCCCGTGCTGGCTCCGGAGATCTGGACCCTGGCCCGCACGGTCGCCACCCGGGCAGCCGGCACGGCGAGCGATGTCATCCGCGTCGCTGTGCCGACCCGCCAGGTGCGGGTCGAGAAGGCGTGGCTCGCGCGGGATCCGCTCGCCCGACTCAGCCCGGCGCTTCCGGCCCCGCTCTCTGGCTACGGCGACGACTTGACCGAAGTGCTGGCCGGCTGCCGCCGGGCCGCCGTCGACGCCATCCCGCGCGTCGTGCCGGTGACCCCGGATCGCTGGGTCGGCCACTGGGCGGTCACCATGGCCGCCGCCGCCGCGACGACGGTGGCAGGCGGCGCATCCGCGATCCTCGCCGTCCCCGACTACCGCGACCAGGACCAGCTCGAAGCCGCCCTCGCGGCGGTGCTACCCGCGGATCGGATCGTGCGGCTGGATGCCCGGCAGTCGAACCCCGATCGCTACCGCGCGCTGCTTCGCTGCCTCGGCGACGAGCCGCTCGCGATCGTCGGCAACCGGTCGGCGGTGTACGCGCCCGCGGCGAGCCTCGGCCTCATCGCCCTGTGGGATGACGGCGACCCGCTGCACGCCGAACCGCACGCCCCGTACGCGCACACCCGCGACGTGGCTCTGATCCGGCAGGAACAGCAGGGCAGCGCGCTGCTGTTTCTCGGTCATTCCCGCAGCACCGAGGTGGAACGACTGGTCGAGGTGGGCTGGCTGACGTCGATCTCGCCCGCCCGCATCGTCTCGCCGAAGGTCATCCCCACCGCGCAGCAGACCTCAACCGATCGGCTGGCGGCGCAGGCGCGCATCCCGTCATCCGCGTGGCAGGCGGCGCGGCAGGCGCTGGATTCCGGTCCGGTGCTGGTGCAGGTCGCGCGGCCCGGCTACGCCCCGCGGGTAGCCTGCGAGTCCTGTCGACAGACCGCCCGTTGCAATCGCTGCGAAGGCCCGCTCAGCATGGCGTCATCGACCTCGACCCCGGCGTGCACCTGGTGCGGTGCCCTGGCCGTGGACTGGGCATGCTCGCTCTGCGAGGGGCGGCGATTCCGGCTGGTCGGCTCAGGATCCGCGCGCACCGCCGAAGACCTCGGCCGCGCCTTCCCCGGGGTGCGGGTGATCATCGCCGACGGCGACCATCCGGTGCAAGAGGTGCCCGGTAAGCCGGCGCTCGTCGTCGCCACCCGCGGCGCCGAACCCCTCGCCGCCGGCGGTTATCAGGCTGTGCTGCTGCTCGACGGGGAACGGATGGTGGCGAGGGAGAGCCTGCGCGTGGGCGAGGACTGCCTGCGCTGGTGGGCGAATGCCGCCGCGCTGGCCGCGCCCGGCGCCCCGACCGTGCTCGTCGGCGTGGGCGGCGCGCTCGCCTCCGCGATGGCCACCTGGCGGCTCGCCGACTACGCGCGGGCGGAACTCGCCGACCGGCGGCGGTTGCGCTTCCCGCCGGCGATCCGGGTGGCGACCGTCACCGGAGCGACCGATGCCGTGGCCACCGCCGTCGAAGCCACCCAGGGCGCCAGCCCCGGCGTCGATGTGCTCGGGCCGGTGGAGACCGACGAGGGCATGGCCCGCGCGATCGTGCGGTTCGACTACAGCGCGGGTGCAACGGTGGCGGCGACCCTGCGCTCCGAGGTGGTGCGCGCCGCCGCGAATCGGCGCAGGGCGGCCGCCGGCAAGGGCGGCAGGGGGCCGATGAAACCCCCGTTCCGGGTGCGCTTCGACGACAGTGAACCGTTCGCGGAGCAGTAG
- the metK gene encoding methionine adenosyltransferase has product MSTPLRLFTSESVTEGHPDKICDQVSDSILDALLAADPKSRVAVETLVTTGLVHVAGEVTTEGYVDIPGIVRKRITDIGYTSSDVWFDGRSCGVTVSIGGQSPDIAQGVDDAFESREEASIDEEDRQGAGDQGIMFGFATTETPELMPIPIWLAHRMSERLAEVRKSGVVDYLRPDGKTQVTIGYDGDKPKTVETVVLSTQHSPLISTPQLREEVEELVIRPVLERVGLDSAQARILVNPTGRFEIGGPQGDAGLTGRKIIVDTYGGAARHGGGAFSGKDPSKVDRSAAYAMRWVAKNAVAAGFAERLEVQVAYAIGKASPVGLYVETFGTGHVSDETIIDAIREVFDLRPAAIIRELDLLRPIYAQTATYGHFGRELPDFTWEKLDKVDDLRSAAKL; this is encoded by the coding sequence ATGAGCACGCCCCTGCGCCTTTTCACTTCAGAGTCTGTGACCGAAGGTCACCCAGACAAGATCTGTGATCAGGTGTCCGACAGCATCCTCGACGCCCTGCTCGCAGCCGACCCGAAGAGCCGTGTCGCGGTCGAGACGCTCGTCACCACCGGCCTCGTGCATGTCGCCGGAGAGGTCACCACCGAGGGCTACGTCGACATCCCCGGCATCGTGCGCAAGCGGATCACCGACATCGGCTACACCTCGTCAGACGTCTGGTTCGACGGCCGCTCCTGCGGCGTGACCGTGTCGATCGGCGGCCAGTCGCCCGACATCGCGCAGGGCGTCGACGACGCGTTCGAGTCCCGCGAAGAGGCCTCGATCGACGAGGAAGACCGGCAGGGCGCCGGCGACCAGGGCATCATGTTCGGGTTCGCCACCACCGAGACCCCCGAGCTGATGCCGATCCCGATCTGGCTCGCCCACCGCATGTCCGAGCGGCTCGCCGAGGTGCGCAAGAGCGGCGTCGTCGACTACCTGCGGCCAGACGGCAAGACCCAGGTCACCATCGGCTATGACGGCGACAAGCCGAAGACGGTGGAGACCGTGGTGCTCTCCACGCAGCACTCTCCGCTGATCTCCACCCCGCAGTTGCGCGAGGAGGTCGAGGAGCTCGTGATCCGTCCGGTGCTGGAACGGGTCGGCCTCGACTCTGCCCAGGCACGCATCCTGGTCAACCCCACCGGTCGGTTCGAGATCGGCGGCCCGCAGGGCGACGCCGGGCTCACCGGCCGCAAGATCATCGTCGACACCTACGGCGGCGCTGCCCGCCACGGCGGGGGAGCGTTCAGCGGCAAAGACCCGTCGAAGGTGGACCGGTCGGCCGCGTACGCGATGCGCTGGGTCGCCAAGAACGCGGTGGCCGCAGGCTTCGCCGAGCGCCTCGAGGTGCAGGTCGCCTACGCGATCGGCAAGGCGTCACCGGTCGGCCTGTACGTGGAGACCTTCGGCACCGGGCATGTCAGTGACGAGACGATCATCGACGCGATCCGGGAGGTCTTCGACCTGCGCCCGGCCGCGATCATCCGCGAACTCGACCTGCTTCGCCCGATCTACGCGCAGACGGCCACCTACGGCCACTTCGGCCGCGAGCTTCCCGACTTCACCTGGGAAAAGCTCGACAAGGTCGACGACTTGCGCTCCGCAGCAAAGCTTTAG
- the coaBC gene encoding bifunctional phosphopantothenoylcysteine decarboxylase/phosphopantothenate--cysteine ligase CoaBC, which yields MNIVVGITGGIAAYKAVGVVRAFVLAGHTVQVVATEAALRFVGRPTLEAISRNPVHTSLFDGVAEVRHVMIGQRADLIVVAPATANSLAKLAAGLADDLLGNTILASTAPVVVAPAMHTEMWQNPATRANLDTLRARGITVVGPASGQLTGADSGPGRMSEPDDIVAAALRAITPQDLAGRRILVTAGGTREPLDPVRYIGNRSSGRQGVAIAEAAVARGATVTLIAANLDILAPDTLEVVSVGTALELQAAVTAAAETADTVIMAAAVADYRPEAIVDAKIKKEQQGDTLTLTLVQNPDILRGVVENRRDGQVVIGFAAETEPDRDALLALGRAKVARKGSDYLVVNRVGWTEGFGTETNAIIILDSTGVIVSEAEGSKASVADRILDLLA from the coding sequence CTGAACATCGTCGTCGGTATCACCGGCGGAATCGCCGCGTACAAAGCGGTCGGTGTCGTGCGGGCGTTTGTGCTTGCCGGGCACACCGTGCAGGTGGTCGCCACCGAGGCCGCCCTGCGGTTCGTCGGCCGCCCCACCCTCGAGGCCATCAGCCGCAACCCGGTGCACACCAGCCTGTTCGACGGTGTCGCCGAGGTTCGGCATGTGATGATCGGGCAGCGCGCCGACCTCATCGTGGTGGCTCCGGCCACGGCCAACTCGCTCGCGAAGCTGGCCGCGGGGCTTGCCGACGACCTGCTCGGCAACACCATCCTCGCGTCCACCGCTCCGGTGGTGGTCGCCCCGGCGATGCACACCGAGATGTGGCAGAACCCCGCCACCCGCGCGAACCTGGACACGCTGCGCGCCCGCGGCATCACCGTCGTAGGTCCCGCATCCGGTCAGCTCACCGGAGCAGACTCCGGCCCCGGCCGGATGAGCGAGCCGGACGACATCGTCGCCGCCGCCCTTCGCGCCATCACCCCGCAGGATCTCGCCGGGCGGCGCATCCTGGTCACCGCGGGCGGCACCCGCGAACCGCTCGACCCTGTGCGCTACATCGGCAACCGCTCCAGCGGCCGGCAGGGCGTCGCCATCGCCGAGGCAGCAGTTGCCCGCGGCGCGACCGTGACCCTGATCGCCGCGAACCTCGACATCCTCGCCCCCGACACGCTCGAGGTGGTGAGCGTCGGCACCGCGCTGGAGTTGCAGGCTGCCGTGACCGCCGCCGCCGAAACCGCCGACACGGTGATCATGGCGGCCGCCGTCGCCGACTACCGCCCAGAGGCGATCGTCGACGCGAAGATCAAGAAGGAACAGCAGGGCGACACGCTGACCCTCACCCTGGTGCAGAACCCAGACATCCTCCGCGGTGTGGTCGAGAACCGGCGCGACGGGCAGGTGGTGATCGGCTTCGCGGCCGAGACCGAACCAGACCGCGATGCCCTGCTCGCCCTCGGCCGCGCGAAGGTGGCGCGCAAGGGCAGTGACTATCTGGTCGTCAACAGGGTCGGGTGGACCGAGGGCTTCGGCACCGAGACCAACGCCATCATCATCCTCGATTCCACTGGCGTTATAGTGAGCGAAGCCGAAGGCTCCAAGGCGTCGGTGGCCGACCGTATCCTCGACCTACTGGCCTGA
- the rpoZ gene encoding DNA-directed RNA polymerase subunit omega produces MADKLSGIIDPPIDELLTKVDSKYALVIFASKRARQINDYYADLHEGSLFDNVGPLVDSTIDDKPLSVALHEINEDKLEIKPLAE; encoded by the coding sequence ATGGCTGACAAGCTGTCCGGCATCATCGACCCGCCCATCGACGAGCTGCTCACCAAGGTGGACTCGAAGTACGCGCTGGTCATCTTCGCGTCCAAGCGCGCCCGCCAGATCAACGACTACTACGCCGACCTGCACGAGGGCTCGCTGTTCGACAACGTCGGACCGCTCGTCGACTCCACGATCGACGACAAGCCGCTGTCGGTTGCGCTGCACGAGATCAACGAGGACAAGCTCGAGATCAAGCCGCTCGCCGAGTAG
- the gmk gene encoding guanylate kinase — protein MPRVNPPDVDRVAAAQAAVAARRARAAVKHTVATRARSAVDVLDTAWSDEAPFAEATLRVRELLTSIPTLGPTRAARVMEQLGIAQSKRVGGLGVRQRAKLRAWIQERESGKAPSSRLVVLAGPTAVGKGTVSTYIRENYPQVLLSVSATTRSPRPGEVEGEHYYFVSDDEFDAMIARGEFLEWATVHNHNRYGTPRPPIDKAMAGGSSVLLEIDIQGARQVRQAMPEAVLVFLLPPTWDELVRRLIGRGTEDSAEQARRLETAKVELAAQDEFDYKIVNAEVSSAAREVVELLTVPGSH, from the coding sequence GTGCCTCGCGTGAATCCGCCCGACGTCGATCGTGTGGCCGCAGCCCAGGCGGCCGTCGCCGCCCGGCGCGCGCGAGCCGCGGTGAAGCATACAGTGGCCACTCGCGCCCGCAGTGCCGTCGACGTGCTCGATACGGCCTGGTCGGATGAGGCACCATTCGCCGAGGCGACCTTGCGCGTGCGGGAGTTGCTGACCAGCATCCCGACCCTCGGCCCGACCCGCGCCGCCCGAGTGATGGAGCAGTTGGGCATCGCGCAGTCCAAGCGGGTCGGCGGACTCGGCGTGCGCCAGCGCGCGAAACTGCGGGCCTGGATCCAGGAGCGCGAGTCCGGCAAGGCGCCCAGCAGCCGACTCGTCGTGCTCGCCGGACCCACCGCGGTCGGCAAGGGCACCGTCTCCACCTACATCCGGGAGAACTACCCGCAGGTGCTGCTGAGCGTGTCCGCCACCACGCGGTCACCGCGCCCCGGCGAGGTCGAGGGCGAGCACTACTACTTCGTCAGCGACGACGAGTTCGACGCCATGATCGCCCGCGGCGAGTTCCTGGAATGGGCCACCGTACACAACCACAACCGGTACGGCACCCCGCGCCCACCGATCGATAAGGCGATGGCCGGCGGCAGCAGCGTGCTGCTCGAGATCGACATCCAGGGTGCCCGTCAGGTGCGCCAGGCGATGCCGGAGGCCGTGCTGGTGTTCCTACTGCCCCCGACCTGGGATGAACTGGTGCGCCGGCTTATCGGCCGCGGCACGGAAGACAGCGCAGAACAGGCCAGACGGCTGGAGACCGCCAAGGTCGAACTGGCCGCCCAGGACGAGTTCGATTACAAGATCGTGAACGCCGAGGTCAGCAGCGCCGCCCGGGAGGTCGTAGAATTGCTGACAGTGCCCGGATCACACTGA
- the pyrF gene encoding orotidine-5'-phosphate decarboxylase: MPESFGDRLRATFAAAGQLCVGIDPHPYLLADWGLADTAEGAREFGLRVVHAAAGQVGLVKPQIAFFERFGSAGFQALEAVLAEARAASLMVIADVKRGDVGSTVEAYGQAWLTPGSPLEADAITVSAYQGVASLGAVRDLAVAGGKGLFILCATSNPESFDTQRALVQRGPHAGRTVAAAIAAQVGDWNAGADVGSFGLVVGATVDLPSYGIDPSELIGTPLLAPGFGHQGAQFSDIRSIYGAAADTVVVSASRSILDAGPSRVGDAIRVQATEVALCLA, translated from the coding sequence GTGCCTGAATCCTTCGGTGACCGGCTGCGGGCGACCTTCGCCGCAGCCGGTCAGCTCTGCGTCGGAATCGATCCGCACCCGTACCTGCTGGCCGACTGGGGCCTGGCCGACACCGCCGAGGGCGCCCGCGAGTTCGGGCTGCGGGTGGTGCACGCCGCCGCGGGGCAGGTGGGCCTGGTGAAACCGCAGATCGCGTTCTTCGAACGCTTCGGATCGGCCGGCTTCCAGGCGCTGGAAGCGGTGCTCGCCGAGGCCCGCGCGGCCTCGCTGATGGTGATCGCCGACGTGAAGCGTGGCGACGTTGGATCCACGGTCGAGGCCTACGGGCAGGCCTGGCTGACCCCGGGCAGCCCGTTGGAGGCCGACGCCATCACGGTCAGCGCCTACCAGGGCGTCGCCTCCCTCGGCGCCGTGCGCGACCTGGCGGTGGCGGGCGGCAAGGGCCTGTTCATCCTCTGCGCCACCTCCAACCCGGAGTCGTTCGACACCCAGCGCGCGCTGGTGCAGCGCGGACCGCACGCCGGGCGCACCGTCGCCGCCGCGATCGCCGCGCAGGTGGGGGACTGGAATGCGGGGGCGGATGTCGGATCCTTCGGCCTCGTCGTCGGGGCCACCGTCGACCTGCCGTCCTACGGGATCGACCCGTCCGAGCTGATCGGCACCCCGTTGCTCGCCCCGGGGTTCGGCCATCAGGGTGCCCAGTTCAGCGACATCCGCTCCATCTACGGCGCCGCCGCGGATACGGTGGTGGTGAGCGCTTCGCGCAGCATCCTCGACGCGGGACCGTCCCGAGTTGGCGACGCGATCCGCGTGCAAGCAACGGAGGTGGCCCTGTGCCTCGCGTGA
- the carB gene encoding carbamoyl-phosphate synthase large subunit, giving the protein MPKRDDIQSVLVIGSGPIVIGQAAEFDYSGTQACRVLREEGVRVILVNPNPATIMTDPDFADATYMEPITAEVLETIIAKERPDAILPTLGGQTALNAAIQLDALGILAKYDVELIGAKVEAIQKGEDRQLFKDLVLAAGADVAKSRVAHTVDEAVEYAEELGYPLVIRPSFTMGGLGSGFAYTRAELIRMVTDGLHQSPTTEVLLEESILGWKEYELELMRDNADNTVVVCSIENVDPVGVHTGDSITVAPALTLTDREFQNLRDIGIEIIRLVGVDTGGCNIQFAIDPADGRVIVIEMNPRVSRSSALASKATGFPIAKIAAKLAIGYRLDEIPNDITKVTPASFEPALDYVAVKVPRFAFEKFPLADATLTTTMKSVGEAMALGRNYSTALQKALRSLEKRGSSFHWLGEPGDKDALLETSKVPTDGRIITVQQALRAGATIEEVFEATKIDPWFIDQIVLINEVADEVRAAQELTEDLIRTAKDHGFSDAQIAQLRGQSELEIRAIRHNYGLRPVFKTVDTCAGEFPALTPYHYSSYDLETEVAPSDARKVVILGSGPNRIGQGVEFDYSCVHASFALHDAGFETIMINCNPETVSTDYDTSDRLYFEPLTLEDVLEVIHAESQSGELVGVIVQLGGQTALGLAKGLKAAGVTILGTSPEAIDLAEERGLFAGILDDAGLLAPRNGTAVDVHTAIEVAEEIGYPVLVRPSFVLGGRGMEILYDSPSVADYFVRVKDQAIIGPNQPLLVDRFLDDAIEIDVDALYDGTELYIGGIMEHIEEAGIHSGDSACTLPPVSLGRDIIDRVRVATLGIAQGIGVEGLLNVQFAIGQGVLYVLEANPRASRTVPFVSKALGIPLAKAAALIMAGSSIRDLVEGGMLPTQDGSVVPADSPVAVKEAVLPFKRFRTTEGQIVDSVLGPEMRSTGEVMGIDSNYPKAFAKSQEAAYGGLPASGTVFVSVSDNDKRAVTLPVHRLQQLGYTILATEGTAEVLRRNGIEARVVRKAFEGQQSTDGEPTIVDLINAGEVDIVVNTPSGRSSRADGYEIRTATVAADKPIFTTIAQLGAAVASLETVGQPFEVTSLQDYALQRAERLARA; this is encoded by the coding sequence ATGCCCAAGCGCGACGACATCCAGAGCGTCCTTGTCATCGGCTCCGGCCCGATCGTCATCGGCCAGGCGGCAGAGTTCGACTACTCCGGCACCCAGGCCTGCCGGGTGCTCCGCGAGGAGGGCGTGCGCGTCATCCTGGTGAACCCGAACCCGGCGACGATCATGACCGACCCCGACTTCGCCGACGCCACCTACATGGAACCGATCACCGCGGAGGTGCTCGAGACCATCATCGCCAAGGAGCGCCCGGACGCGATCCTGCCGACGCTCGGCGGGCAGACCGCGCTGAACGCGGCGATCCAGCTCGACGCGCTCGGCATCCTGGCCAAGTACGACGTCGAACTGATCGGCGCCAAGGTCGAGGCCATCCAGAAAGGCGAGGACCGGCAGCTGTTCAAGGACCTGGTGCTCGCCGCCGGGGCGGATGTCGCGAAGAGCCGCGTCGCCCACACCGTTGACGAAGCCGTCGAGTACGCCGAGGAACTTGGCTACCCGCTCGTGATCCGCCCGTCATTCACCATGGGTGGGCTCGGCTCCGGATTCGCATACACCCGCGCCGAGCTGATCCGCATGGTCACCGACGGGCTGCACCAGAGCCCCACCACCGAGGTGCTGCTCGAGGAGTCCATCCTCGGCTGGAAAGAGTACGAACTCGAACTGATGCGCGACAACGCCGACAACACGGTGGTCGTCTGCTCGATTGAGAACGTCGACCCCGTCGGCGTGCACACCGGTGACTCGATCACCGTCGCCCCGGCGCTCACCCTCACCGATCGCGAGTTCCAGAACCTGCGCGACATCGGCATAGAGATCATCCGCCTGGTCGGCGTCGACACCGGCGGCTGCAACATCCAGTTCGCAATCGACCCCGCCGACGGTCGTGTCATCGTGATCGAAATGAATCCGCGCGTGTCGCGGTCCAGCGCCCTGGCATCCAAGGCCACCGGCTTCCCGATCGCCAAGATCGCGGCAAAGCTCGCCATCGGCTACCGCCTCGACGAGATCCCGAACGACATCACTAAGGTCACCCCGGCATCCTTCGAGCCGGCGCTCGACTATGTCGCGGTAAAGGTGCCGCGGTTCGCGTTCGAGAAGTTCCCGCTGGCGGACGCCACCCTCACCACCACCATGAAGTCGGTCGGTGAGGCGATGGCCCTCGGCCGCAACTACAGCACCGCGCTGCAGAAGGCGTTGCGCTCACTCGAGAAGCGTGGCTCGTCGTTCCACTGGCTGGGGGAGCCCGGCGACAAGGACGCCCTGCTGGAGACCTCGAAGGTGCCCACCGACGGCCGCATCATCACGGTGCAGCAGGCGCTCCGCGCTGGCGCCACGATCGAGGAGGTCTTCGAGGCCACCAAGATCGACCCGTGGTTCATCGATCAGATCGTGCTGATCAACGAGGTCGCCGACGAGGTGCGCGCCGCCCAGGAGCTCACCGAGGACCTCATCCGCACCGCCAAGGACCACGGCTTCAGCGACGCCCAGATCGCGCAGCTGCGCGGGCAGAGCGAACTCGAGATTCGCGCCATCCGGCACAACTACGGGCTGCGCCCGGTGTTCAAGACCGTCGACACCTGCGCGGGCGAGTTCCCGGCGCTGACTCCGTACCACTACTCCAGCTACGACCTGGAGACCGAGGTGGCGCCGAGCGATGCGCGCAAGGTCGTCATCCTCGGATCCGGCCCGAACCGCATCGGTCAGGGCGTCGAGTTCGACTACAGCTGCGTGCACGCCTCGTTCGCGCTGCACGACGCCGGGTTCGAGACCATCATGATCAACTGCAACCCCGAAACGGTGTCCACCGACTACGACACCAGCGACCGGCTGTACTTCGAACCGCTCACCCTGGAGGACGTGCTCGAGGTCATCCACGCCGAGAGCCAGTCCGGCGAACTGGTCGGCGTGATCGTGCAGCTCGGCGGGCAGACCGCCCTGGGACTTGCCAAGGGGCTGAAGGCCGCCGGCGTCACCATCCTCGGCACCTCACCGGAGGCCATCGACCTCGCCGAGGAGCGCGGCCTGTTCGCCGGCATCCTCGACGACGCCGGCCTGCTCGCGCCCCGCAACGGCACCGCCGTCGACGTGCACACCGCGATCGAGGTCGCCGAGGAGATCGGCTACCCGGTGCTGGTGCGGCCGAGCTTCGTGCTCGGCGGCCGCGGCATGGAGATCCTTTACGACAGCCCCTCGGTTGCCGACTACTTCGTGCGGGTGAAGGACCAGGCCATCATCGGCCCGAACCAGCCGCTGCTGGTGGACCGGTTCCTCGACGACGCCATCGAGATCGATGTCGACGCGCTGTACGACGGCACCGAGCTGTACATCGGCGGCATCATGGAGCACATCGAGGAGGCCGGTATCCACTCCGGCGACTCCGCCTGCACCCTGCCGCCGGTCTCGCTCGGCCGCGACATCATCGACCGCGTACGGGTCGCGACGCTCGGCATCGCGCAGGGCATCGGTGTCGAAGGCCTGCTGAACGTGCAGTTCGCGATCGGCCAGGGCGTGCTCTACGTGCTGGAGGCCAACCCCCGCGCCTCGCGCACGGTGCCGTTCGTCTCCAAGGCGCTCGGCATCCCCCTCGCCAAGGCCGCCGCGCTGATCATGGCAGGCTCCAGCATCCGCGACCTCGTCGAGGGCGGCATGCTGCCCACGCAGGACGGCTCCGTAGTGCCCGCCGATTCGCCGGTCGCGGTGAAGGAAGCGGTGCTGCCGTTCAAGCGGTTCCGCACCACCGAAGGGCAGATCGTCGACTCGGTGCTGGGCCCGGAGATGCGCTCCACCGGTGAGGTGATGGGCATCGACTCGAACTACCCCAAGGCGTTCGCGAAAAGCCAGGAAGCGGCATACGGCGGGCTGCCGGCCAGCGGCACCGTGTTCGTGTCAGTGTCAGACAACGACAAGCGCGCCGTCACCCTGCCGGTGCACCGGCTGCAGCAGCTCGGCTACACCATCCTCGCCACCGAGGGCACCGCGGAAGTGCTGCGCCGCAACGGCATCGAGGCACGGGTGGTGCGCAAGGCGTTCGAAGGCCAGCAGTCCACCGATGGTGAGCCGACCATCGTCGACCTGATCAACGCCGGCGAGGTCGACATCGTGGTGAACACGCCGTCCGGGCGCAGCTCCCGGGCAGACGGCTACGAGATCCGCACCGCCACGGTCGCCGCGGACAAGCCGATCTTCACCACCATCGCGCAGTTGGGCGCCGCGGTGGCCTCGCTCGAGACCGTCGGTCAGCCGTTCGAGGTCACCAGCCTGCAGGACTACGCGCTGCAGCGCGCCGAAAGGCTGGCGCGTGCCTGA